The Rhododendron vialii isolate Sample 1 chromosome 5a, ASM3025357v1 genome contains a region encoding:
- the LOC131325327 gene encoding uncharacterized protein LOC131325327 isoform X1: MMWSQACSGSGFLIPSGFLSTSGGMFANMLLVMMATTTIFITSEEFKLFHNIDRRLYTHLTKDLYRDPVESMRVMALWLWLERSSCFTRIIKRILSLPLILINELADEAVTCLNCLTANPFLILSDSNDIPLTQNLMSNEITLQYFHENRLTAIQGITKTITEVCVRALSDIMHEAMERNSAQNLAETQMLVSSLVQPGFDRLRIGEFEIRAKPPHEVTVVHPDDRTMFVTFSKGYPVGEREIREFFTQIYGDCIESLYMQEVQVGEQSLFSRIVFYSPSFIDLILKGEGKVKFTINGKHVWMRKFVPKHRALLPPPLLLRPGVIGSSYPRSA, from the exons ATGATGTGGAGTCAAGCATGTTCTGGCTCAG GTTTTCTAATACCTTCTGGCTTTCTCTCTACATCTGGGGGTATGTTCGCGAATATGCTTCTTGTCATGATGGCTACTACAACAATATTCATTACCTCTGAAGAATTCAAGCTTTTTCACAACATAGACAGGAGGCTCTACACCCACCTCACAAAAGACCTCTATCGTGACCCTGTGGAATCCATGCGCGTTATGGCCTTGTGGCTCTGGTTGGAGCGATCTAGCTGCTTCACCAGGATCATCAAAAGGATTCTGTCCCTACCCCTCATTCTCATAAATGAACTTGCTGATGAGGCAGTCACATGCCTCAATTGTCTCACTGCAAACCCCTTCCTTATCTTGTCTGACTCAAACGATATCCCCCTCACCCAAAACCTGATGAGCAATGAAATCACTCTCCAATACTTCCATGAAAACCGCCTCACTGCAATTCAAGGCATTACAAAGACGATAACCGAAGTTTGTGTTAGGGCTTTGTCAGACATTATGCATGAAGCCATGGAGAGAAATTCTGCCCAGAATTTGGCTGAAACACAGATGCTCGTGTCAAGCCTGGTTCAACCGGGGTTCGATCGCTTGAGAATTGGCGAATTTGAGATAAGGGCTAAACCACCACACGAGGTGACAGTGGTCCACCCGGATGATAGGACCATGTTTGTCACCTTTTCCAAGGGTTATCCTGTGGGTGAAAGGGAGATCAGGGAGTTCTTCACTCAGATCTATGGGGATTGCATTGAGTCTCTCTACATGCAAGAAGTGCAAGTGGGCGAACAGTCCTTGTTCAGTAGAATTGTGTTCTATTCCCCCTCCTTCATCGATCTGATCCTCAAAGGCGAGGGGAAAGTCAAGTTCACTATCAATGGGAAGCACGTGTGGATGCGAAAGTTTGTACCCAAACACCGTGCCCTGCTACCCCCTCCGCTGCTGCTGCGACCTGGTGTGATAGGCAGTTCCTATCCTCGGAGTGCGTAA
- the LOC131325327 gene encoding uncharacterized protein LOC131325327 isoform X2 codes for MFANMLLVMMATTTIFITSEEFKLFHNIDRRLYTHLTKDLYRDPVESMRVMALWLWLERSSCFTRIIKRILSLPLILINELADEAVTCLNCLTANPFLILSDSNDIPLTQNLMSNEITLQYFHENRLTAIQGITKTITEVCVRALSDIMHEAMERNSAQNLAETQMLVSSLVQPGFDRLRIGEFEIRAKPPHEVTVVHPDDRTMFVTFSKGYPVGEREIREFFTQIYGDCIESLYMQEVQVGEQSLFSRIVFYSPSFIDLILKGEGKVKFTINGKHVWMRKFVPKHRALLPPPLLLRPGVIGSSYPRSA; via the coding sequence ATGTTCGCGAATATGCTTCTTGTCATGATGGCTACTACAACAATATTCATTACCTCTGAAGAATTCAAGCTTTTTCACAACATAGACAGGAGGCTCTACACCCACCTCACAAAAGACCTCTATCGTGACCCTGTGGAATCCATGCGCGTTATGGCCTTGTGGCTCTGGTTGGAGCGATCTAGCTGCTTCACCAGGATCATCAAAAGGATTCTGTCCCTACCCCTCATTCTCATAAATGAACTTGCTGATGAGGCAGTCACATGCCTCAATTGTCTCACTGCAAACCCCTTCCTTATCTTGTCTGACTCAAACGATATCCCCCTCACCCAAAACCTGATGAGCAATGAAATCACTCTCCAATACTTCCATGAAAACCGCCTCACTGCAATTCAAGGCATTACAAAGACGATAACCGAAGTTTGTGTTAGGGCTTTGTCAGACATTATGCATGAAGCCATGGAGAGAAATTCTGCCCAGAATTTGGCTGAAACACAGATGCTCGTGTCAAGCCTGGTTCAACCGGGGTTCGATCGCTTGAGAATTGGCGAATTTGAGATAAGGGCTAAACCACCACACGAGGTGACAGTGGTCCACCCGGATGATAGGACCATGTTTGTCACCTTTTCCAAGGGTTATCCTGTGGGTGAAAGGGAGATCAGGGAGTTCTTCACTCAGATCTATGGGGATTGCATTGAGTCTCTCTACATGCAAGAAGTGCAAGTGGGCGAACAGTCCTTGTTCAGTAGAATTGTGTTCTATTCCCCCTCCTTCATCGATCTGATCCTCAAAGGCGAGGGGAAAGTCAAGTTCACTATCAATGGGAAGCACGTGTGGATGCGAAAGTTTGTACCCAAACACCGTGCCCTGCTACCCCCTCCGCTGCTGCTGCGACCTGGTGTGATAGGCAGTTCCTATCCTCGGAGTGCGTAA